From the Magnetococcales bacterium genome, the window AATGTGTGCTTGTCTGTCCGGCAAAGGGGTTTGAGTCGTGATGAAGGCTCTGGTAGCATGGGGGGTTGACGCGGGTTGAGAATGGTCACGCACCCGCCACCAAGACTCGACTGCATGAGGAGAAAATGCCATGGCGGACACCGACGGGACTCAGGACATCCACGACTATCACCTTGATATTCCTGTAAAAAACAGGCCGTTTCACCTCAAGGGCTGCCACGCCCTGGATTGGGGCATGCAAAACCGCCTGGCCAACATTTTCGATGCGGTGTCAGGCAAGACCGTGATGCTGGCTGTGGACCATGGCTACTTCATGGGGCCCACCACAGGCCTGGAGCGCATGGATGTCAACATTGTACCCCTGTTGGCGCATGCAGATACCCTCATGTGTACCCGTGGCATTTTGCGCAGCACGATGCCCTCAACCTTCAGCCGTGGCGTGGTGTTGCGGGCCAGCGGCGGTCCCAGCATTCTCAAGGAACTCTCCAACGAAGAGATTGCCATGGATGTGGAGGATGCCATCCGGCTGAACGCCTCCGCCATGGCCGTGCAAGTCTTTATCGGGGGTGAGTTTGAAACCCGCTCCGTACACAACATGACCCGGTTGGTGGATATCGGCAACCGCTATGGCATGCCCATTCTGGGCGTCACCGCCGTGGGGAAAGA encodes:
- the lsrF gene encoding 3-hydroxy-5-phosphonooxypentane-2,4-dione thiolase encodes the protein MADTDGTQDIHDYHLDIPVKNRPFHLKGCHALDWGMQNRLANIFDAVSGKTVMLAVDHGYFMGPTTGLERMDVNIVPLLAHADTLMCTRGILRSTMPSTFSRGVVLRASGGPSILKELSNEEIAMDVEDAIRLNASAMAVQVFIGGEFETRSVHNMTRLVDIGNRYGMPILGVTAVGKDLVRDAKYMRLASRICAELGASYVKTYFVEKGFETVAASCPVPIVIAGGKKIPELDALRMAHNAIQQGALGVDMGRNIFQADAPTAMILAVRKVVHEGVRPEEAFNYYNSLKAKK